Below is a genomic region from Aminiphilus circumscriptus DSM 16581.
CGGGGGGAGAAGGTCTCCATGCATCTCCTGAGCACAGGCACAAGAGTATGCCCTTCAAAGGTGTTTCCCGGGAAAAGGTCGTACCAGAGGGGAAATCCTTCCGGCGTCACCGCCAGGGCGAGCACCACCTGGGTCTCCTGTATCCTGTTGTCCTTGCTGTACCCCGACACCCTCAGGGCATCCGCCTCAACGCTTTCGAAATAGAGGGTGGTCACATCGAAGAGCAGCAGCGACGCCTTCGTCTCGAAGAGGGACGCGGTCTCCCGCGCCACGATCTCCCTCACCCGGTCCGTCTTCTTCGCCAGGGCGTCCATCATTCGGTAGATCCTGTTCAGCGACATGTCCGTCCCGCCCTCGTCCTCCAGCCAACGGGACATCCCCCGCTTGCTCGAAGGATTGGCGAGGGCGCAGGCGAGGCATTTCTTCAGGACTTCCGTGTTCCCCTTCCCCCGGTTGGATACCCCGAAGATCGCCTCGAAGCCCAGGGAGGAGAACAGGCTCTCCACGACTTCCCCAGGCCCTTCCGTCACCTGTTCCAGGTTCTTCATCCCCCGGAGGCTGACCCGCTCCCCGTCGCCGACCGGCCGCTCCCACGCCTCTTCGTTCTCGAGGAGGGAGAACCCCGGAAGAGAGGGCTGCTCTCTCTCCTCCATCTCCAGAATGAGCTTCCGCCCCAGTTCCCGGAGCTCGGAGAGCTGCTTCTCGTCGTGGGCTATTCCCACGTGCTGGAGAATGACCTGGGAGACCCGTTTCCCGGTACGGACGGATTTGACGATCTGGACTGATTTTCGCGGACTGAGCTTTGAGGATTTCACCCGGATATACATGAAAGGAGTATATCCGGAGAAAGACAATATGTCAATAGGGCAAATATGCTAGGCACTACATTTTGATTTCCGGCTTCCCGATCTTCTGAACCCCCATGAACACTGCATCCCTTTTTTCAAAATCCTTGTTTTCTCGGGAAAAACGGCGAAGTCGGGAAAAAAAGGCCGTCGTTCAGTAGCACCCCGTCTCCTTGGCCGGGAAGGGGGGAGATACAATGCAACCGGACCCGTTTCGCGTCATCGGCACGCGGGAACGGCACGAAGCCATCCCGAACATGTTGCAGCGCCCTCCTCCCACATGGCACGACACCGGGAAAGATCTTTTTCGACGGCTCTCGGGAAGGCATCGGAAGGAAAGACTGGAACTCCCGAAGGAGGTTCGAAGACAATGATCGGAAAAGGCAGGTTCGTTTTTCTGGCGCTTGTCGTCGCCCTTGTGGTTCTTGCCGCCGCCGCGGCCCTGGCGAGCGTGAAGGGCACCGTGAAGGAGTCCGCGGATTTCAGCCTTCTTGTTCCCGAGGGATGGGAATTCAGCGATTTCGGAAACGGCACGGTTCAAACCTATAACAAGAGCGGCTCCTACATGGTGGAACTCAAGAAGGCCGGATCCAACATGACCGAGAAGGACGCGGAGAGCGGCGTGGCGAACCTCGCATCCCAGAACAATGGGACAGGCCCGGAAAAGGTGGAGATGCTCGGTCTGACATTCTACAAGACCGTCTTCGACAAGTCCTCCATGCACATGTCCTACTACGCGGGCATCAAGGACGGGGTCAAGATCTCCATCAATCTCGTCGGCAAGGACCACGAGACCGATCCTACCATCCAGGCCGTGTTCACCTCCATCGCCCTGAAATAGACCAAAGGAACGACATCGAAACGGAACCGGGAAAACCCGTCTCGAAATCACCCTCTGTTCGCAGGGTTCGAGGCGGGTATCCCCTTCTTTTCTTTCGGGATATCGCGTCAGCCGCGCTGTCCTCTTCGAAAAAACGTCCGTCGCTCTTTTTGTGTCTCCACGATTCATGGCGTTTTTCTCTGGAACGTGACGCACGGGGCTCCTTGTGAAATGCCTCCGGGAACACGCTTTTCCGGAGGAGAGGAGGGAATCATCCATGGAAAGAAAATCCCGCTCGTTTCAGGTGCTATGGGTACTCTGCGTTCTGTTTCTGTCGTTGTTCGAGGGGAGAGCTTTCTCGGAGGAGCGCATCGTCTCCTTTTCCGTCACGGGAGAGGTGACCGAAGAAGGCGGACTGAATCTGCGCGAGGAGATCACCCTGCACGCCGAAGGAAAGGAAATCCGCCGGGGTATCATCCGGGTCTTTCCCACCGATTACACGGACGAATCGGGAAAAACCTGGCGCACGGAATTTTCCCTGCGGGAGGCCACGCTGGACGGAGAACCCACACCCTGGGAAATCACCCGCGTGGGGGGAAACCTGGAGATCCGCCTGGGCGACCCGGACCGTTTTCTCTCCATCGGACAGCACACCTTTGTTCTGGATTACGCGACGTCGGGCTGGCTGGGCTTTTTCGAGAAACACGACGAACTGTACTGGAACGTCACGGGAGACGCATGGAGTTTTCCCATCGACGAGGCGGCCTTTTCCCTGCAGCTTCCGGGGAAAAGGCCCGGAGAAGGGTTTGAAAGCATCGAATGGTACACGGGGCGCCGGGGTGAAAAGGGAAATGACGCCCAGAGACTGCCCGACGGATCCGTCGTGAGCACCCGGACAGTTGTGTGCGTCAAGTTGTGCAAAAAGGTTTTCATGGTGTTTGGCGGCCGTCTGCGGCGATTAGCCACACTTTTCCAAGAGTGCCTTTTTGTGTTCGATCAACAGGTCCATGTTGAGGTAGCGACTGGACTCCAGCCACGCCTCGTGGGTTTCGACGCAAAGTGCCCGTATCAGGCGCTGACATGCATCGGTGTTTGGGAAGATACGGACGACCCGGGTCCTTCTCTTGATCTCTTCGTTGAGCCGTTCCAGCATGTTGGTTGACTTCAGATGCTTGTGATGTGCTCTGGGAAGCCGGTAGAAGGTCAGCGTCTCCTCTATGTTCTCCTCCACCCAGTCAACAAGCTTCGGATATTTCCTCTGCCATTTGGTGATCCAGGACGTCAGATCCCGGTGGGCCTCCATAATGTCCCGGCGGTCGTAGATCCAGCGGAGTTCCTGGAGACAATCGTCATCGGCCTTACGGGGCAGATGATCCAGAGCATTCCGCAGAAAATGGACGTAGCAACGCTGCCAAGATGCTTCGAGCAGGGTCTCTCCGATGGCCGAACGAAGTCCTGCGTGGTCGTCGGATACCACGAATTCGACACCGCGCAAACCCCGTAGCTTGAGCCCGAGAAGAAACTCTTTCCAACTGCTTGCCGTTTCACGGGGAGCCAATTCCACCGCCAAGATCTGCCGCTGCCCCTCCCGGTTGATTCCGATGGCGATCTGTACCGCCTGGGAACGGATAACTCCGTTCTCGCGAACTTTCTCGTAGCGAGCATCCAGAATCAAATACGGGTACTCTTCGTCAAGGGGACGGTTCGCAAAACGAGACAGGGCTTCATCGAGACCTTTGTTGATGGCGCTGATGCTGCTCGCGGAAAAACGATGTCCGCACAATTCCTCGGTGATCGCCGTCACTTTGCGCGTGGACACGCCCTGCACATACATTTCCGCCAGAGCCGCCACCAATGCCTTCTCACTGCGCTGATAACGCTCGAACAGTGCCGTGGAGAATTCTCCGTTGCGGTCTCTGGGAATCCGCAGTTCCAGCTTGCCGATTCGCGTGACCAGACTTCGGGTATAGTAGCCTGACCGATAACCCGTACGTTCTGTGTTGCGCTCATGTCGTTCGGCTCCAAGGAGTTCCGTCATTTCCCCGTCAAGGATTTCTTGCAGCACTTCCTTCATCAGGGTCTTCAGGGCGTCCGTTTCGTTCCCGAAAAGGGCTTTCATTCCAGCGAAACGACTGCTATGCTTCTTTCCGGTCATGGTGTATCGCCTCCTAAGGGCTAGGGTTGCTTGTGCGCTGCAGACAACCTACATACACCATGACCTTCTTTTTTTGAATCCCCCTCCGCAAGCACTTTTTGCACACTCTTTAGAGCATAATCACCCGGACTCTCGCTCCAGGCGAGGGGCTCACCGTCGTCTACACCTGGCCCAAGGGGATCGTGTCCCCTCCTCTGAAGGGCGCGGAAGAATTGCAACGCTGGTCCGTCTCGCCGTACCGGACGCTGCACCTGGCCATGCCCGTGGTGTTGCTCGGAATCTCGCTTCTTTTCTGGTTCCTCTGGGGGCGGGATCCGAGACCAGGCACGATCATCCCCCGATTTTCGCCCCCACAGGGGATCGAAGCGGGATTCGCCCGCTACGTCCGCACCATGGCCGTGGATGACCACTGTTTCGCCGCCATGGTACTCGGTCTTGCCGTGAAGGGAGCACTCACTATCGAGGAGCACTCCCCGCTGTCGAGCAGCATCGCCTCCGAGAACGCCCTCGCCGGCAAAGCGCTCTCCCTGCTCTCCAGGGTGATGGGAAAACAGTACCGCCTGCGCATCCGCAGCGACCGGATCGCCAACCTCTCCCTCACGGCGGAGGAGCAGCTCCTTCTCACCTTCCTTTTTGTGAGCGGCAAAGGGGAACTTCTCCTCTCCGGCGACAATCGCCTCGTCATTCAGGAAACCTTCACGCAACTCAAAAAACGTTTCGTCGAGCGGGCCAAACCTCTCTTCAGCGCGAATCTCGGAAAATGGGCGCTTTCCGTGGCGCTCTTCGAGATATACGCCGTCGGCCTGTTCATCCTCATGATCGTCGATGCGTCAAAAGGGAGCATCGCCAGAGTGGAGCCCCTCGTCGCCATGCTGGCGGGGCCGTTTTTCCTCCTCCCGCTCTCCCTCCCCATTCCGCCCGGCAAGGGAAATTGGGGGACACGCTTCTTTCTCCGCATCCTTTTTCCAGGGATCTTCCTCTTTGTCCTGCTCGGCGCAACCTTCGCCGGTGGCGCCTCAGGCCTTGCGGCGGATCCCGTTTCCGCACCGGCACCGCTTCTCTGCGCGGCGATCCTGCTGCTCTTCAAACCGCTCATGAAGGTTCGCTCCGATTCCGGCGCACGTCTCGCCGAAGAATTGGAGGGCCTGCGCCTCTACATGGCGACCGCGGAGACTCCCCGGATGG
It encodes:
- a CDS encoding IS256 family transposase, whose protein sequence is MKALFGNETDALKTLMKEVLQEILDGEMTELLGAERHERNTERTGYRSGYYTRSLVTRIGKLELRIPRDRNGEFSTALFERYQRSEKALVAALAEMYVQGVSTRKVTAITEELCGHRFSASSISAINKGLDEALSRFANRPLDEEYPYLILDARYEKVRENGVIRSQAVQIAIGINREGQRQILAVELAPRETASSWKEFLLGLKLRGLRGVEFVVSDDHAGLRSAIGETLLEASWQRCYVHFLRNALDHLPRKADDDCLQELRWIYDRRDIMEAHRDLTSWITKWQRKYPKLVDWVEENIEETLTFYRLPRAHHKHLKSTNMLERLNEEIKRRTRVVRIFPNTDACQRLIRALCVETHEAWLESSRYLNMDLLIEHKKALLEKCG
- a CDS encoding DUF2207 family protein; amino-acid sequence: MSPPLKGAEELQRWSVSPYRTLHLAMPVVLLGISLLFWFLWGRDPRPGTIIPRFSPPQGIEAGFARYVRTMAVDDHCFAAMVLGLAVKGALTIEEHSPLSSSIASENALAGKALSLLSRVMGKQYRLRIRSDRIANLSLTAEEQLLLTFLFVSGKGELLLSGDNRLVIQETFTQLKKRFVERAKPLFSANLGKWALSVALFEIYAVGLFILMIVDASKGSIARVEPLVAMLAGPFFLLPLSLPIPPGKGNWGTRFFLRILFPGIFLFVLLGATFAGGASGLAADPVSAPAPLLCAAILLLFKPLMKVRSDSGARLAEELEGLRLYMATAETPRMEQMTPPQETPELFEALLPYAFALDTAKTWANRFEKTLAAARYSPSWYRGDACTFATAEGIASFSSGFVGAVASGTRSSGSDGSGSSGGGGGGGGGRGW